One genomic segment of Labilibaculum sp. DW002 includes these proteins:
- a CDS encoding ion transporter, whose amino-acid sequence MRNKLRLIVEDNTSHLGRIFDYFIQTLILLSLIAFSIETLPNNSLETKNILSLIEITCVSIFSVEYILRIFVAKKPLQYIFSFYGIIDLLAILPFYLRAAIDLRALRAFRIFRIFRALKLIRYNRALRRFHIAAKIVKEEIVLFFIVTGILIFLTASGIYFFENEAQPDVFSSIFSSFWWAIVTLTTVGYGDIVPITLGGKIFTFFVLIIGIGVVTVPAGLVATALTKARVLEEEEINKKAPHKVQGR is encoded by the coding sequence ATGAGAAATAAGTTAAGATTGATAGTTGAAGATAATACAAGCCATTTAGGTAGAATCTTTGATTATTTTATTCAAACGCTAATTTTACTCTCTCTAATTGCCTTCTCGATTGAGACACTTCCAAACAACAGTTTAGAAACTAAAAACATCTTATCTCTAATAGAAATTACTTGTGTGAGTATTTTTTCCGTTGAGTATATACTTAGAATATTTGTCGCCAAAAAACCTTTACAATACATTTTTAGTTTTTATGGAATAATTGATCTCCTTGCTATACTGCCTTTTTATTTAAGAGCTGCCATTGACTTAAGAGCACTAAGAGCATTTAGGATTTTTAGAATCTTTCGAGCTTTAAAATTAATTCGATACAATAGAGCGCTGCGCAGGTTTCATATTGCTGCTAAAATCGTTAAAGAAGAAATTGTTCTATTTTTTATTGTAACTGGAATTTTAATATTCCTTACTGCTTCTGGAATATACTTCTTTGAAAATGAAGCACAACCTGATGTATTCAGTTCAATATTTAGCAGTTTTTGGTGGGCAATTGTTACTCTAACCACAGTTGGTTACGGTGACATTGTACCAATAACACTAGGAGGTAAAATATTTACTTTTTTCGTATTGATAATTGGAATTGGAGTTGTTACCGTACCAGCTGGTCTTGTTGCAACTGCCCTGACAAAAGCCAGAGTATTAGAAGAGGAAGAAATTAATAAAAAAGCCCCACACAAAGTGCAGGGCAGGTAA
- a CDS encoding glycoside hydrolase family 53 protein, translated as MENEIISDANEFIRGVDMSFLPQMEENGVLYRDGNNNLDALQICKNNGVNTIRLRIWHSPTNNHSSLHEVKLLSSRIKALGLKVWLTVHYSDTWADPGKQDIPAVWKSLNFENLTDSVYHYTTEIMQEIKPDYIQIGNEINLGFLHPYGDGYNHKEQFISLLAKGIQAVRDHNSNTQIMLHYAGINKASSFFTDLTALDYDIIALSYYPIWHGKDLDQLATTLTNLNSQFGKKVLIAETAYPFTLEWNDWTNNIIGSNDQLIPEYLANPQGQKDFLLAIRKACKDNQTLGFCYWGAEWIAFDGPESKNGSSWENQALFDFNNTALPAFRAFNDEE; from the coding sequence TTGGAAAATGAAATCATTTCCGACGCTAATGAATTTATTCGTGGAGTAGACATGTCCTTTTTGCCACAAATGGAAGAAAACGGCGTTTTGTATCGTGATGGAAATAATAATTTAGATGCATTGCAAATTTGCAAGAATAATGGAGTGAATACCATTCGCTTGCGAATTTGGCACTCTCCAACGAACAATCACTCCTCTTTACATGAAGTGAAATTGCTTAGCTCTAGAATTAAAGCATTAGGCTTAAAAGTTTGGCTAACGGTTCATTATTCAGATACCTGGGCCGATCCAGGAAAGCAAGATATTCCGGCAGTATGGAAGAGTTTGAATTTTGAAAACCTCACGGACAGTGTGTACCATTACACGACTGAGATTATGCAAGAAATTAAGCCCGATTACATTCAAATAGGGAATGAGATCAACCTCGGTTTTTTACACCCATACGGGGATGGATACAACCATAAAGAACAATTTATAAGCCTACTTGCAAAAGGAATTCAAGCTGTCCGCGATCACAATTCCAATACGCAAATTATGCTTCATTATGCTGGAATAAATAAGGCCAGTTCTTTCTTTACAGATTTGACTGCGCTCGATTACGATATTATAGCACTCTCTTACTACCCTATTTGGCACGGCAAAGATTTAGATCAGTTGGCAACAACTCTTACTAATCTGAACAGTCAGTTTGGTAAAAAAGTACTGATTGCCGAAACGGCTTACCCTTTTACACTTGAATGGAATGATTGGACTAATAACATTATTGGTTCTAACGACCAATTAATTCCAGAATATCTAGCAAATCCTCAAGGACAAAAAGACTTTTTACTAGCTATTCGTAAAGCTTGCAAAGATAACCAAACACTTGGCTTTTGTTATTGGGGTGCTGAATGGATCGCTTTCGATGGACCCGAATCAAAGAATGGTTCGAGCTGGGAAAACCAAGCTCTATTCGATTTTAACAATACTGCATTGCCAGCTTTTAGGGCGTTTAATGACGAAGAATGA
- a CDS encoding RNA polymerase sigma factor, giving the protein MESRQLDKIIKDCIKGKAKAQELLYVTFAPKMLGVCLRYSKDLAEAEDTLQDGFIKIFQNVKSYQFKGSFEGWMRRVMVNTALAKFRQEKKIQLVEEVVDIEDEEDENYAESEISIDILLKMVQELPDRYRMVFSLYVLDGYPHNEIAEVMEITVGTSKSNLARGRAILKQKVKEYLEVKQNNLRVC; this is encoded by the coding sequence TTGGAAAGCCGTCAATTAGACAAAATCATAAAGGATTGCATTAAAGGAAAGGCGAAAGCTCAAGAACTCCTTTATGTAACGTTTGCTCCTAAAATGTTAGGGGTATGCTTGCGCTATTCTAAAGATTTGGCAGAGGCAGAAGATACGCTTCAAGATGGCTTTATTAAGATTTTTCAGAATGTGAAATCTTATCAGTTTAAAGGTTCCTTTGAGGGTTGGATGAGAAGAGTGATGGTGAACACAGCCTTAGCTAAATTTCGACAAGAAAAGAAAATTCAACTTGTAGAGGAAGTTGTAGATATTGAAGATGAAGAGGATGAAAATTATGCAGAATCGGAGATTTCCATTGATATTTTATTGAAAATGGTACAAGAATTACCTGATCGGTATCGAATGGTGTTTAGCTTGTATGTTTTAGATGGCTATCCGCACAACGAAATTGCCGAAGTAATGGAAATTACAGTTGGCACATCGAAATCGAATTTGGCAAGAGGAAGAGCAATCTTAAAACAAAAAGTAAAAGAATATTTGGAGGTGAAACAGAACAATTTACGTGTATGCTAA
- a CDS encoding outer membrane beta-barrel protein, with amino-acid sequence MLNDNKHIDGLFADGLKNLSVPPNPKVWEGVSGQMLAAKKRRLFAIYIWTGLAASILLLLAIGNRYLTDQPNYNMQLETLTENTISNEGKSEANTNNKQVDQLNGASVEKESNISNKNNVERLADESRKEELAARNIEAELRENKNDVHLSANAESRNQGKFISSNTNSFEALIASKKENKNPSFLDREFVKLLANSEESFVLANTDFDLPTQLLPNTSQFQQEPSLSLLADEIQIQKNLLAIEQLKQKEIKENRWSVIGQVSSSFSSYSGDSKGSNTEKGIWSVGGGAKVNYAMNEKIAFQTGIVYNRFGQDMSSGGGGGLLYADAPLSGEENMERVAVYPAQTSAGAIKLSAGNAKDAAMNEYTSSYVSSDYLIQTFKSIEIPFLMRYNLVQKRVGMFVSGGLSANLIVGNGVYDQSEGNRKIGEIDGIRTTNFSSQFSFGLEYRLSPKLQIGLEPSMKYYLNSINKSNQYQYKPYSIGIFTGIRYDF; translated from the coding sequence ATGCTAAATGATAACAAACATATCGATGGTCTTTTTGCTGATGGATTAAAAAATCTGTCTGTTCCACCCAATCCGAAAGTTTGGGAAGGGGTAAGCGGCCAAATGCTTGCTGCTAAAAAAAGAAGATTGTTCGCTATTTATATCTGGACTGGACTTGCAGCATCTATTCTTTTGTTGTTGGCAATTGGGAATCGCTACCTTACCGATCAGCCTAATTACAATATGCAATTGGAAACACTAACGGAAAATACCATTTCTAATGAAGGAAAAAGCGAAGCAAATACGAATAACAAACAAGTCGATCAGCTTAATGGTGCAAGCGTAGAAAAGGAAAGCAATATCAGCAATAAAAATAATGTGGAAAGGCTTGCTGATGAGAGCAGAAAAGAGGAATTGGCTGCAAGAAATATTGAGGCAGAATTACGAGAAAATAAAAATGATGTTCATTTATCGGCAAATGCTGAGAGTAGGAATCAGGGGAAATTTATTAGTTCTAATACGAACTCTTTTGAAGCCTTGATAGCTTCAAAGAAGGAGAATAAGAATCCATCCTTTTTAGATCGTGAGTTTGTTAAACTACTCGCCAATTCAGAAGAATCCTTTGTGCTTGCAAATACCGATTTCGATTTGCCAACACAATTGTTGCCAAATACAAGCCAGTTTCAGCAAGAACCTTCTTTATCGCTTTTAGCGGATGAAATACAAATACAGAAGAACTTATTGGCTATTGAACAGCTAAAACAAAAGGAGATTAAAGAAAATAGATGGTCTGTAATCGGTCAAGTTTCTTCTAGTTTTTCTTCCTATTCGGGAGATAGTAAAGGAAGTAACACCGAAAAAGGAATTTGGAGTGTTGGTGGGGGAGCGAAGGTAAATTATGCAATGAATGAGAAAATAGCTTTTCAAACAGGAATCGTGTACAACCGTTTTGGTCAGGACATGAGTTCGGGTGGTGGCGGTGGTTTACTTTATGCTGATGCTCCTTTATCAGGAGAAGAAAATATGGAGAGAGTTGCAGTTTACCCAGCTCAGACATCGGCCGGAGCAATTAAATTGAGTGCTGGAAACGCAAAGGATGCTGCTATGAATGAATATACCAGCAGCTATGTTTCATCCGATTACCTAATTCAAACTTTTAAGTCTATTGAAATACCGTTTTTAATGCGTTACAATTTGGTGCAGAAAAGGGTAGGCATGTTTGTATCTGGAGGCTTAAGCGCTAATTTGATTGTTGGAAATGGTGTTTACGATCAGTCGGAAGGAAATCGGAAAATAGGAGAAATAGATGGTATTCGAACCACGAATTTTAGTTCGCAATTTAGCTTTGGTTTGGAATACCGATTGAGTCCAAAATTACAAATTGGCCTGGAACCATCTATGAAATATTATCTGAACTCAATAAATAAAAGTAATCAGTACCAGTACAAGCCTTATTCTATTGGCATATTTACGGGTATTCGATACGATTTTTAA
- a CDS encoding PAS domain S-box protein, giving the protein MPTNSNDKLYKNIIDFAPIGFYQTNRDGKFTMVNNEMLSLLGFAEEEELLSKNIADFYFDTQEREKLIAKYDVSPKPQVKNVEIKFKRKDGSPIWVLMTARAIRNKENKTESYDGFIIDITNKKEAQERLKESENQLTSFVNSSSNMIYIKDGNEKYLNVNKSLCEFINKSEEEIKFKRDEEIPNNPFQLASNPTYENALSNNEINRKTVQIKDRIFELSNFPVKVDGKIRFGGIYRDITERTKQENIQHFLYEISELSFTENSLSNYLEKIHQEIKKLISADNFYIAIYHSESQEYSFPYSVDAYATYPENYTSKLKGSLTDLVRRNRIGKIIVGKEQEQVYADSNAQVIEEPSAAWMGAPIINKLTNQSIGTIAVQDYNNQDAYSENDLKILEIIAHNIGAFIKRVKYIELLKNAKEQAEESQLVYEALFNENASAMILVDAKNSKIEDANQSACNFYGYTKQELLTLFIQDLSTDSSSFITSEINKTTKCENYNAEYKHKLANNEIRDVEVFSGKMILRGKSYIYSIINDISIRKKNELEIQRLYTAIDQSLSPIALTDLNGIITYANPGYSYTSGYSNKELIGQSTSIHKSDETPKEVYEDLWHTITKGEIWKGEITNKKKNGERYVEQVIISPVFDKNHKLLQFIKASRDITKELKIKEELIRAKENAEESDRLKSAFLANMSHEIRTPMNGILGFTNLLQDSDLTGEEKEEFINIIKQSGDRLLNTVNDLIDISIIEAGQIKISKTELNITKQIESLHSFFKLEAEQKGIQLEFLTKSENKDLVMETDKAKFASILTNLIKNAIKFSKEGTIQIECECLAGKNKGLVKFSVKDQGIGISHDKLDRIFNRFEQEDNTNSKGYDGSGIGLSIAKAYVEALGGQIWVESEKSEGSNFQFTLPLNSQTQSTLHTEEQDDKQPAKNGVKILIAEDEVEISKYLSIILKDISSEIILAKNGAEALEIFITQSDIDLILMDINMPVMDGYEATRRIREMDNNIPIIAQTAYALSNDKEKMLSSGFNEYIAKPINRNRLIEMIKILTR; this is encoded by the coding sequence ATGCCAACTAACTCAAACGATAAACTTTACAAAAACATTATCGATTTTGCGCCCATTGGGTTCTATCAGACCAACCGGGATGGCAAATTCACTATGGTAAACAATGAAATGCTTTCCTTACTCGGTTTTGCAGAAGAAGAAGAATTACTCTCCAAAAACATAGCTGACTTTTATTTTGACACCCAAGAAAGAGAAAAATTAATTGCCAAATATGATGTTTCTCCAAAACCTCAGGTTAAAAATGTTGAGATTAAATTCAAAAGAAAAGATGGAAGTCCTATCTGGGTTTTAATGACCGCCAGAGCCATTAGAAACAAAGAGAACAAAACGGAGAGTTATGATGGTTTCATTATTGATATCACAAACAAAAAGGAAGCTCAAGAACGTTTGAAAGAAAGTGAAAATCAATTAACCTCATTTGTGAATTCATCTTCCAACATGATCTACATTAAGGATGGAAATGAGAAATACCTGAATGTAAATAAGAGCTTATGTGAATTTATAAATAAAAGTGAAGAAGAAATAAAATTCAAACGAGATGAAGAAATACCAAACAATCCTTTTCAGCTCGCTTCTAATCCTACCTATGAAAATGCACTAAGCAACAACGAAATAAATCGAAAAACAGTTCAGATTAAGGATCGCATTTTTGAGTTATCTAACTTCCCAGTTAAAGTTGATGGAAAAATAAGATTCGGAGGTATTTACAGAGACATTACGGAACGAACAAAACAAGAAAACATTCAACACTTTCTTTACGAGATATCAGAATTGTCATTTACAGAAAACTCGCTTTCCAATTATCTGGAAAAGATTCATCAGGAAATTAAAAAACTGATAAGCGCCGATAATTTTTACATTGCCATTTATCATTCTGAGTCTCAAGAATATTCCTTCCCGTACTCCGTTGATGCCTATGCCACTTACCCAGAAAACTACACCTCCAAATTAAAAGGCAGCCTAACCGATTTGGTGCGTCGGAACAGAATCGGTAAAATTATTGTTGGCAAAGAACAAGAACAAGTTTATGCCGATAGTAATGCGCAAGTAATTGAAGAACCCTCTGCTGCATGGATGGGTGCGCCAATCATCAACAAACTAACCAATCAATCCATTGGAACCATTGCAGTACAGGATTACAATAATCAGGACGCATATTCTGAGAATGATCTTAAAATTTTGGAAATCATTGCCCACAATATCGGTGCGTTTATTAAGCGTGTAAAATACATCGAACTGTTGAAAAATGCCAAAGAACAAGCGGAAGAAAGCCAATTGGTATACGAAGCGCTTTTTAACGAAAACGCATCGGCTATGATATTAGTTGATGCTAAGAATTCAAAAATTGAAGATGCAAACCAATCTGCTTGCAACTTTTACGGCTATACCAAACAGGAATTATTAACTCTTTTCATTCAGGATCTTAGCACTGATTCGTCTTCGTTTATAACAAGTGAAATTAATAAAACAACAAAATGTGAGAACTATAACGCAGAATACAAGCACAAACTAGCAAACAATGAAATACGAGATGTAGAAGTGTTTAGTGGGAAAATGATACTTCGTGGTAAGTCTTATATCTATTCAATTATTAATGATATTAGCATCCGTAAAAAGAATGAATTGGAAATTCAACGTCTCTACACAGCTATTGACCAAAGTCTTTCCCCAATTGCACTTACCGATTTAAATGGCATTATCACTTATGCAAACCCTGGCTATTCCTACACTTCCGGATATTCAAACAAGGAACTCATTGGTCAGTCCACAAGCATTCATAAATCGGACGAAACACCAAAAGAGGTTTATGAAGATCTATGGCATACAATTACAAAAGGTGAAATTTGGAAAGGTGAAATAACCAATAAAAAAAAGAATGGAGAACGCTATGTTGAACAAGTGATTATTTCACCTGTTTTTGATAAAAATCATAAATTGTTACAATTTATAAAAGCTTCTCGTGACATTACAAAAGAGTTGAAAATCAAAGAAGAATTGATTAGAGCGAAAGAAAATGCAGAGGAAAGTGATCGTTTAAAGTCAGCATTTTTAGCCAATATGAGTCATGAAATAAGAACACCAATGAATGGCATTTTAGGCTTTACAAACCTATTGCAAGATTCCGATCTTACGGGAGAAGAAAAAGAGGAGTTCATTAACATTATTAAACAAAGTGGCGATCGACTTCTAAATACTGTGAATGATTTAATTGATATTTCGATAATTGAAGCAGGACAAATTAAAATCTCGAAGACTGAATTAAATATTACCAAACAAATAGAAAGTTTGCATTCCTTTTTTAAACTGGAGGCTGAACAAAAAGGGATACAACTAGAATTTCTTACGAAATCTGAAAATAAAGATTTAGTAATGGAAACAGATAAAGCAAAATTCGCCTCTATTCTTACAAATTTGATTAAAAACGCCATCAAATTTTCAAAAGAAGGGACAATACAAATTGAATGTGAATGTTTAGCAGGAAAAAATAAAGGACTTGTTAAATTTTCTGTAAAAGACCAAGGCATAGGTATTTCACACGACAAACTCGATCGAATTTTTAATAGATTCGAACAAGAAGATAATACAAATTCAAAAGGTTATGATGGATCAGGAATTGGTTTGTCCATTGCAAAGGCTTACGTAGAAGCATTAGGAGGCCAAATTTGGGTTGAGTCTGAAAAATCAGAAGGTTCAAACTTTCAATTTACTTTACCGCTAAATTCGCAAACGCAATCAACATTACATACTGAAGAACAGGATGATAAACAGCCTGCTAAAAATGGGGTTAAAATACTAATTGCCGAGGATGAAGTAGAAATTTCTAAATATTTATCAATTATTCTTAAAGACATAAGCAGCGAAATAATACTTGCAAAAAATGGGGCTGAAGCCCTTGAAATATTCATTACCCAAAGTGATATAGACCTTATTTTAATGGATATTAACATGCCTGTAATGGACGGATATGAAGCTACACGAAGAATTAGAGAAATGGATAACAACATTCCTATTATTGCTCAAACCGCTTATGCACTATCAAACGATAAGGAGAAAATGCTTTCTTCTGGTTTTAACGAATACATTGCTAAACCAATAAATAGAAATAGACTAATTGAAATGATTAAAATATTAACACGATAA